One Bufo gargarizans isolate SCDJY-AF-19 chromosome 4, ASM1485885v1, whole genome shotgun sequence DNA window includes the following coding sequences:
- the LOC122935317 gene encoding BTB/POZ domain-containing protein 9-like has translation MSNSHPMRPYTAIGEIDHVHILSEHVGALINGEEYSDVTFIVDKMRFPAHRVILAARCQYFRALLYGGMKESRPEAEITLQDTSPEAFAMLMKYMYTGRASLREEREEVLLDFLSLAHKYGFPELEDSTSEYLCTILKTQNVCMIYDVASLYSLSKLCSTCCMFMDRNAQDVLSSDGFLTISKAALQDIVRRDSFAAPEKDIFQSLMRWCRHNPKENHSEIMASVRLPLMSLTELLNVVRPSTLLTPDAILDAIKVRSESRDMDLNYRGMLIPEENIATMKFGAQVVKGELKSALLDGDTQNYDLDHGFSRHPIEDDCRSGLEVKLGQPSIINHIRLLLWDRDSRYVHYRGTAPYWSPAGPYSYYIEVSMDELDWIRVIDHAQFFLPLLAEALLPGSGMQRL, from the exons ATGAGTAACAGCCACCCCATGCGCCCGTACACCGCCATCGGTGAGATCGATCATGTGCACATCCTGTCGGAGCACGTGGGCGCCCTGATAAATGGCGAGGAGTACAGCGACGTCACCTTCATCGTGGATAAGATGAGATTCCCAGCGCACAGGGTCATCCTCGCCGCCCGCTGCCAGTACTTCAG GGCGCTGTTATACGGAGGGATGAAGGAGTCTCGTCCGGAGGCGGAGATCACCCTGCAGGACACAAGCCCTGAGGCGTTCGCCATGCTGATGAAGTACATGTACACGGGCCGGGCCAGCCTGCGGGAGGAGCGGGAGGAGGTGCTGCTGGACTTCCTGAGCTTAGCTCACAAATATGGCTTCCCCGAGCTGGAGGACTCCACATCCGAGTACCTGTGCACCATCCTAAAGACCCAGAACGTGTGCATGATCTATGACGTGGCCAGCCTCTACTCCCTGTCCAAACTGTGCTCCACCTGCTGTATGTTTATGGACCGGAACGCGCAGGATGTCCTCTCCAGTGACGGTTTCCTGACCATCTCCAAG GCTGCGCTCCAGGATATCGTGCGGAGAGACTCGTTTGCCGCCCCCGAGAAGGACATTTTCCAGTCTCTGATGCGCTGGTGCAGACACAACCCCAAAGAGAATCACTCAGAAATCATGGCCTCCGTCCGCCTCCCGCTAATGAGCCTCACGGAACTGCTGAATGTGGTCAGACCGTCCACACTACTCACCCCTGACGCCATCCTGGACGCCATTAAAGTGCGATCTGAGAGCCGCGACATGGACCTCAACTACCGCGGGATGCTAA TCCCGGAGGAGAATATCGCTACCATGAAGTTTGGGGCACAGGTGGTGAAGGGGGAGCTGAAGTCGGCTCTGCTAGATGGCGACACCCAAAACTACGACTTGGATCACGGATTTTCTCGGCACCCGATCGAGGATGACTGCCGCTCCGGCCTGGAGGTGAAGCTGGGGCAGCCGTCCATCATTAACCACATCCGCCTGCTCCTCTGGGATCGGGACAGCCGGTACGTGCATTACCGGGGCACCGCCCCATactggtcaccagcag GTCCCTACTCCTACTACATCGAGGTGTCCATGGATGAGCTGGACTGGATCCGAGTCATTGACCACGCCCAGTTTTTTCTGCCGCTCCTGGCAGAAGCTCTACTTCCCGGCTCGGGTATGCAG CGTCTTTAG